One Lucilia cuprina isolate Lc7/37 chromosome 4, ASM2204524v1, whole genome shotgun sequence DNA segment encodes these proteins:
- the LOC124419255 gene encoding uncharacterized protein LOC124419255, whose protein sequence is MSTQLRCNTCLGWCHLRNCSGLNHHREWSETFVAPCCQQQRRNSLAASTSSSSTSYATPPPSPPQSQQPQQRQHLQQQQQPSPLTPSIAVQRPGSREDQRGASLAEQIDESTFCTINYDAPTRIMGNCASSPDITIASPGLINYATWRAVVSLASDHLPIIVCLDRPNDFIVSERRLYINQKKADWPGFREFTDRIFNDLPAPSNVHQAESKFRETVIAAVARFIPAGRLSLVRPHFPAEAARLADERDDLRNINPDDPRIVQLNHDISRLVNEDKRNKWLDHLKNCNLSSGVSKLWSTVRSLSNPTKKDDRVAIKFTQISQGLNQQRPCERTILVALDLSKAFDTVSHATLFQDILKSTMPNNLKRWIVNYLSGRQSFVEFRDKCSKTRRVKQGVPQGGVLSPYCLISTSLNSPHLPQGVEVILYADDCTIMATGHNVDELCDRVNGYLGEIHNFFTGRNLKLSPAKSSATLFTTRTKEVNLNLGVVVDGNQIPTVNHPKILGVTFDSLFTSSAHATANTHKLRSRNKVLKALAGSTWRMDKETLLATYKTIGRSVVNYAAPVWSPSLSDTQWRNIQSCQNAALRTVTGCMQITSEHHLHEETKVLPVKEHNVMLTKQFLLGCHRR, encoded by the exons ATGTCCACCCAATTACGGTGCAACACTTGTTTGGGCTGGTGTCACCTCAGAAACTGCTCTGGACTAAATCATCATCGGGAGTGGTCGGAGACTTTTGTCGCCCCATGCTGCCAACAACAGCGACGAAATTCATTGGCAGCATCGACATCGTCATCGTCGACATCTTACGCCACACCTCCACCCTCCCCACCGCAATCACAACAACCGCAGCAAAGACAACAtcttcagcagcaacaacaaccctCGCCGCTGACTCCATCGATTGCGGTCCAGAGACCTGGG TCTAGGGAAGACCAGAGAGGCGCGTCACTGGCGGAACAAATAGATGAATCCACCTTCTGCACAATAAATTATGATGCCCCCACACGGATTATGGGTAACTGCGCCAGCTCTCCAGACATCACAATAGCGAGCCCTGGTCTGATAAACTACGCAACGTGGAGAGCAGTAGTTTCTCTAGCCTCAGACCACTTACCCATAATCGTTTGTCTGGATCGACCCAATGACTTTATCGTCTCTGAACGCCGTCTCtacataaaccaaaaaaaagcaGACTGGCCCGGCTTCAGAGAATTCACTGATCGCATCTTCAATGATCTTCCAGCTCCTAGCAACGTACACCAAGCAGAGAGCAAGTTCCGCGAAACCGTCATCGCAGCAGTAGCCCGCTTTATTCCTGCTGGTCGACTATCCTTAGTGCGACCGCACTTCCCAGCAGAAGCAGCGAGACTAGCAGATGAGCGCGATGACCTCCGAAATATCAACCCCGACGACCCACGTATTGTCCAGCTGAATCATGATATCAGCAGGTTGGTAAATGAGGACAAGCGGAATAAATGGTTAGATCATTTGAAGAACTGCAACTTGAGCTCAGGTGTTAGTAAGTTGTGGTCTACGGTTCGATCTCTCTCCAACCCGACGAAGAAGGATGACAGGGTAGCGATTAAGTT CACTCAGATCTCACAAGGCTTAAACCAGCAGAGGCCTTGTGAAAGGACAATCCTTGTGGCGCTAGATTTATCGAAAGCCTTCGATACAGTCAGCCATGCCACACTCTTCCAGGACATCCTGAAGTCCACCATGCCCAACAACTTGAAGAGATGGATTGTAAATTATCTGAGTGGCCGTCAGTCGTTCGTTGAGTTTAGAGACAAATGTTCCAAAACCCGTAGAGTTAAACAGGGAGTACCACAGGGCGGTGTCTTATCCCcctattgtttaatttctaccTCTCTAAACTCCCCACACCTTCCACAAGGTGTGGAAGTGATATTATATGCGGACGACTGTACCATTATGGCGACGGGCCACAACGTTGATGAGCTATGCGATCGAGTGAATGGTTATCTCGGAGAAATACACAACTTCTTCACTGGACGTAACCTGAAACTATCACCAGCGAAATCTTCAGCTACACTTTTCACCACCAGGACGAAGGAGGTAAACTTGAACTTAGGCGTCGTAGTCGATGGAAACCAAATTCCGACTGTGAACCATCCAAAGATTTTGGGGGTCACCTTTGACAGCCTGTTTACTTCCTCAGCTCATGCCACTGCAAATACGCACAaattgcgaagtagaaacaaggtcctcaaagcgctagccggcaGCACCTGGAGAATGgacaaagaaaccttgttggctacctataaaactattggccggtcagtggtcaattatgctgctccagtgtggtctccatcgctgagtgatacccagtggagaaatattcaaagctgccaaaatgccgccctaaggactgtaacgggctgcatgcaaataacctcagaacaccatctacatgaggaaacgaaggttctcccagtcaaggaacataatgtcatgctgactaaacagttcctcctgggatgtcaccggagg